The following are from one region of the Paenibacillus sabinae T27 genome:
- a CDS encoding XylR N-terminal domain-containing protein, with translation MTKASTMSLKDLVHFSKEEGDFFLRDRRMMLISSDAFGMLCRDLIVALGLERAKRFLQRYGWQFGVSEARYLNDMFSWDDDLEWILAGSKMHNIAGRVFSTPIRMNINKSEGLFDVEGYWIDSNEAKQFLMHFNKHHEPVCHFLVGYASGYCTETVGTKIIFKEVECVAKGDPRCKYVGKTLEQWGDGLPEDLIDDGQEKLEDELDRAYKRIEKQKEILNRVTTVSQELTRMILQGKGLDDMAEILGKSLNCNVIIENQHLDMITGYGQVLDSSLNKVMEHLAHDKGNQQYSKINTMLKEHCTVQFEIPEPFFFPHVRLVTPIMLRNQVLGYISILKPEGQFGELESVLLERSANICAIQLLNERTVVETEQRLKGELLDELFNPSADISAVSRRLAYLDHDLSQPHYVFVFQFETSGKKGSIQDARSTALREKIMDCLKRRAEQNGFHILLSTKLERVHALIPQAYIEKLNMKVRDYGESLIEGLGDEAVTTVLGISGVCHNRTSFSKAFNEAVKAIDIGRIKGKTERVVLSTDIKHLSILLDARRPEELEQYASNLLGALQEYDQKYATELLKTIYYYFDNECNLHKTARTMNISISGMRYRLDRIKQLSDFDLSNSLTRFEVQLALEIFLVLGKIDY, from the coding sequence ATGACAAAAGCGAGTACGATGTCACTGAAAGATTTGGTTCATTTCAGCAAGGAGGAAGGCGATTTTTTCCTGAGGGACCGGAGAATGATGCTGATCAGCTCAGATGCCTTTGGTATGCTGTGCAGGGATTTGATCGTCGCTCTCGGATTGGAAAGGGCGAAACGCTTTTTGCAGCGCTACGGATGGCAATTCGGCGTAAGCGAAGCGCGCTATCTGAACGATATGTTCAGCTGGGATGACGATCTGGAATGGATTTTGGCCGGGTCCAAAATGCACAATATTGCGGGGCGCGTGTTCTCGACCCCCATCCGGATGAACATCAACAAGAGTGAAGGCTTGTTCGATGTGGAAGGGTATTGGATCGATTCCAATGAAGCGAAGCAATTTTTGATGCATTTTAATAAACACCATGAGCCCGTATGCCATTTTTTGGTAGGTTATGCCAGCGGGTATTGCACGGAAACGGTAGGCACCAAAATTATTTTTAAAGAAGTAGAATGCGTTGCCAAAGGAGATCCAAGATGCAAGTATGTCGGCAAGACCCTGGAACAGTGGGGGGACGGCCTTCCTGAGGATCTTATCGATGATGGCCAGGAGAAGCTGGAAGATGAGCTCGACCGGGCTTATAAGCGGATTGAGAAACAGAAAGAAATATTGAACCGGGTAACGACGGTCAGCCAGGAACTCACCCGTATGATCCTGCAGGGTAAAGGGCTGGACGATATGGCCGAGATTCTCGGGAAAAGTCTGAACTGCAACGTTATTATCGAAAATCAGCACCTGGATATGATCACAGGCTACGGCCAGGTCTTGGACAGCTCGCTAAATAAAGTAATGGAGCATCTTGCTCACGATAAAGGAAATCAGCAATACAGCAAAATTAACACTATGCTCAAAGAACACTGCACGGTGCAATTTGAAATCCCCGAGCCATTTTTCTTTCCCCACGTTCGGCTCGTTACCCCCATTATGCTTCGCAATCAAGTGCTCGGCTATATTTCCATCCTCAAGCCGGAGGGCCAGTTCGGCGAGCTTGAATCGGTTCTGCTTGAGCGGTCAGCCAATATTTGCGCCATCCAGCTGCTGAACGAACGGACGGTTGTCGAGACGGAACAGCGCCTGAAGGGCGAACTGCTGGACGAGCTGTTTAATCCTTCCGCCGATATCTCCGCCGTATCCAGGCGGCTGGCCTATCTGGACCATGACCTCAGCCAGCCTCACTATGTTTTTGTTTTTCAATTCGAAACGTCTGGTAAAAAAGGGTCGATTCAGGATGCCCGTTCCACCGCCCTGCGTGAAAAAATCATGGACTGTTTAAAAAGGCGGGCCGAGCAAAACGGATTCCATATCCTGCTGTCCACCAAGCTGGAGCGCGTTCATGCCCTGATTCCGCAGGCCTATATCGAAAAGCTGAATATGAAGGTGCGGGATTACGGCGAATCCCTGATCGAAGGACTGGGCGACGAAGCCGTTACAACGGTGCTGGGAATCAGCGGCGTATGCCACAACCGCACCTCTTTTTCCAAGGCGTTCAATGAAGCGGTCAAAGCGATTGATATCGGAAGGATCAAAGGGAAGACCGAGCGGGTTGTCCTGTCCACGGATATCAAACATCTGTCGATTTTGCTGGACGCGAGACGCCCGGAAGAGCTGGAGCAGTACGCCTCTAATTTGCTCGGAGCGCTGCAGGAATACGACCAAAAGTACGCAACGGAGCTGCTGAAAACGATTTACTACTATTTCGACAATGAATGCAATCTGCATAAAACCGCCAGAACGATGAATATCTCCATCAGCGGTATGCGCTATCGCCTGGACCGGATTAAACAGCTGTCCGATTTCGATTTATCCAATTCGCTAACCCGGTTCGAGGTGCAATTGGCCTTGGAGATATTCCTCGTGCTCGGGAAGATCGATTATTAA
- a CDS encoding LysR family transcriptional regulator, whose protein sequence is MNLSDMELIMTVSRTKSMRKAAKLVHLSQSAISKKIQLIEDEYGITLFHRTAAGVELTADGQLFIQYAGSALHTLRTGIEQTRMKNAERKVTRLGVASPLISELHRFSGYFQSHGGPLEIVTSSSPEIVRKLQEGTLDFGLFGYESIPGDISAIPLYRQDFHLYASDRYLPAFLPFADRTVSYVRASFIQALRELPLILPKQGIHVRQMIDRIMEKEFGGEPCIAVETDTLELMEQLAEREFGCTFITQSVYESSTGRSPADFSGETFRIEALGRGMFRIPLPFLFPSRQVFFAQSPHRPDGLDGIAVRTFGWTEPSPGPGSPEAE, encoded by the coding sequence ATGAACTTGTCCGATATGGAGCTCATCATGACGGTGTCCAGAACGAAAAGCATGCGGAAAGCGGCCAAGCTCGTCCATTTGTCGCAGTCCGCCATCAGCAAGAAGATTCAACTGATCGAAGATGAGTACGGGATTACGCTGTTTCATCGCACAGCCGCGGGAGTGGAGCTTACAGCCGACGGACAGCTGTTTATTCAGTATGCGGGCAGCGCGCTGCACACCTTGAGAACCGGGATCGAGCAGACCCGGATGAAGAACGCCGAACGCAAAGTGACGAGACTTGGAGTCGCCTCGCCTTTGATATCGGAGCTGCACCGGTTCTCCGGGTATTTCCAGTCCCACGGCGGGCCTCTGGAAATCGTCACGTCAAGCTCGCCTGAAATCGTGAGAAAGCTGCAGGAAGGAACGCTGGATTTTGGCCTGTTCGGGTATGAATCCATACCCGGGGACATCAGCGCCATCCCCCTGTACCGGCAGGATTTTCATCTTTACGCCTCCGACAGATATCTTCCGGCTTTCCTTCCGTTTGCGGACAGAACCGTCTCTTATGTCCGCGCCTCTTTTATTCAGGCCTTGCGCGAGCTGCCGCTGATCCTGCCTAAACAGGGAATTCATGTCCGGCAAATGATTGACCGAATCATGGAGAAGGAGTTCGGCGGCGAGCCGTGTATCGCCGTTGAGACCGATACACTTGAGCTGATGGAACAATTGGCGGAGAGGGAGTTCGGCTGCACGTTTATCACTCAATCCGTGTACGAATCGTCCACGGGGCGTTCGCCCGCCGATTTCTCCGGGGAGACGTTCCGGATAGAAGCGCTCGGCAGAGGCATGTTCCGGATTCCGCTCCCCTTCCTGTTTCCTTCCCGGCAGGTCTTCTTCGCCCAGTCGCCCCATCGACCGGACGGGCTGGACGGTATCGCTGTCCGGACGTTCGGATGGACGGAACCTTCCCCTGGTCCAGGCAGTCCAGAGGCAGAATAA
- a CDS encoding CaiB/BaiF CoA transferase family protein → MQPLEGLKVLDLTRVMAGPYCTMVLGDLGAEVIKIEKIQSGDDTRSTPPFIHGESANFMQINRNKKSVTLNVKSARGKEIFFQLAAESDVIVENFKPGVMSKLGLDYEAVCRINPGIIYCSISGYGQTGPYRDKRGFDIVAQGMTGLMSMTGEPGGRPVKLGIAINDLTGGVTALYSILAAYVHKLKTGEGQYIDVSIMESGLAWTFWEAAAFFADGTVPKPNGSRHRVMAPYQAFRAKDGYVLVGGANQRTWERFCTDVIDKPEWIEDERFARPKDRIHNVDILERCIEDIFVCETKDYWVSKLEQAGVPGGPINTFDQAMNDPHVLEREMVLEAEHPVAGKTRMLGIPAKMSRTPGKIRSAAPLLGEHTEEVLGSYLGMSKEEIEMLRRQDVI, encoded by the coding sequence ATGCAGCCGCTTGAAGGATTGAAGGTTCTGGATTTAACCCGGGTTATGGCCGGGCCTTATTGTACGATGGTGCTTGGAGATCTGGGCGCGGAGGTGATCAAAATTGAAAAGATTCAGAGCGGAGACGATACCCGGTCTACGCCGCCATTTATTCACGGGGAAAGCGCCAATTTCATGCAGATCAACCGCAATAAGAAAAGCGTGACTCTGAACGTTAAGTCTGCAAGGGGCAAGGAAATCTTTTTCCAGCTGGCGGCGGAGTCGGATGTCATTGTCGAGAACTTCAAACCCGGTGTAATGAGTAAACTGGGTCTGGATTATGAAGCGGTCTGCCGAATCAATCCCGGCATTATTTACTGCTCGATTTCGGGATACGGACAAACGGGGCCTTACCGGGACAAAAGGGGCTTTGATATCGTCGCCCAGGGGATGACGGGTCTGATGAGCATGACCGGCGAACCCGGCGGGCGTCCGGTTAAGCTGGGCATAGCCATCAATGATCTAACGGGGGGCGTTACGGCGCTGTATTCAATCCTGGCGGCTTATGTGCATAAACTCAAAACCGGCGAAGGGCAGTATATCGATGTGTCCATCATGGAATCGGGACTGGCATGGACCTTTTGGGAAGCGGCGGCTTTTTTTGCGGACGGCACGGTTCCGAAGCCGAACGGTTCCCGGCACCGGGTCATGGCTCCATACCAGGCGTTCAGGGCGAAAGACGGCTATGTTCTGGTCGGCGGGGCCAATCAGAGGACCTGGGAACGATTCTGCACGGATGTGATCGATAAGCCCGAATGGATAGAGGACGAACGATTCGCCCGGCCGAAGGACCGCATTCACAATGTCGACATTCTGGAGCGATGCATTGAAGACATCTTTGTCTGTGAAACAAAGGATTACTGGGTCAGCAAGCTTGAGCAGGCAGGGGTGCCCGGCGGGCCCATCAATACATTCGATCAGGCGATGAACGATCCGCATGTCCTTGAGCGCGAAATGGTGCTTGAGGCGGAGCATCCCGTCGCGGGAAAGACCCGGATGCTTGGCATTCCGGCCAAAATGTCCAGAACGCCGGGAAAGATCCGGTCTGCCGCCCCTCTTTTGGGTGAACATACGGAAGAGGTCCTGGGCAGCTATTTGGGAATGTCCAAGGAAGAGATTGAAATGCTTCGCCGGCAAGATGTGATTTAG
- a CDS encoding enoyl-CoA hydratase/isomerase family protein, giving the protein MREDQQIYVRKDGDIATIVLNRPERRNAISLDMWHTLYERLIEVERDEAVKAVIIRSDDDKAFSAGADIGEFTSVRASSASAKLYNAAAHRAEDVLARLNKPTIAMIRGYCIGAGCELSLVCDFRFADTSAAFAITPAKLGMVYNLFGMKYLVRQVGPSNAKDILYSARRVAAEEALRMRLIDRLFEPDRLEDEVYAYARMLSQNSQLSIKGTKRIIHEIMDGMTEENEEISALVLSSFDGPDYIAGIEAFLNKKVPEGERGKERGH; this is encoded by the coding sequence ATGCGGGAGGATCAACAGATATATGTTAGAAAAGATGGGGATATCGCCACAATCGTGCTCAACCGGCCCGAGCGGCGAAACGCCATTTCACTGGACATGTGGCACACCCTGTATGAGCGGCTGATCGAAGTGGAGAGGGACGAGGCGGTCAAAGCTGTTATTATCCGGAGCGATGACGACAAGGCGTTTTCGGCGGGAGCGGACATCGGTGAATTCACTTCCGTCCGGGCAAGCTCCGCGTCCGCCAAGCTGTACAACGCAGCGGCCCATCGGGCAGAGGACGTCCTGGCGCGGCTGAACAAGCCGACGATCGCGATGATTCGCGGGTACTGCATCGGGGCGGGCTGCGAGCTGTCCCTGGTCTGTGATTTCCGGTTTGCCGATACCTCGGCGGCGTTCGCCATTACGCCCGCCAAGCTGGGGATGGTCTATAATTTGTTCGGCATGAAATATCTGGTCCGGCAGGTCGGACCGTCGAATGCCAAGGATATTTTATATTCAGCCCGGAGGGTGGCGGCCGAGGAGGCGTTACGGATGCGCCTGATCGACCGTCTGTTTGAACCGGATCGGCTGGAGGATGAGGTCTATGCCTATGCCCGCATGCTGTCGCAAAATTCGCAGCTTTCCATTAAAGGAACAAAGAGAATCATTCACGAGATTATGGACGGAATGACTGAGGAAAATGAAGAAATCTCCGCGCTTGTCCTCTCATCCTTCGACGGCCCCGATTATATCGCGGGGATTGAAGCCTTTTTGAATAAAAAAGTACCGGAGGGCGAAAGGGGAAAAGAACGTGGACACTGA
- a CDS encoding PaaI family thioesterase — protein sequence MDTEQTPLFALLGFAVSYDEDNKVCRIECPVQTLMLNPLGIVHGGIHAYLADTAFGFLTIQFKDVPYVSLETKTSYMKSAAGGRLIADARFVKDGYKALFLECRVENEQREVLSVTTGTFLRVSSVL from the coding sequence GTGGACACTGAGCAAACGCCTTTATTCGCTCTCCTGGGATTTGCCGTTTCCTATGACGAGGACAACAAAGTATGCCGGATCGAATGCCCGGTCCAAACGCTCATGCTGAATCCGCTAGGCATTGTTCATGGAGGTATTCATGCTTATCTGGCCGATACGGCTTTCGGTTTTCTGACGATACAATTTAAGGATGTCCCTTATGTATCGCTGGAAACGAAAACCTCGTACATGAAGTCGGCCGCCGGCGGCCGGTTGATCGCCGATGCCCGCTTTGTAAAGGATGGATATAAAGCTCTGTTTCTGGAGTGCAGGGTGGAGAATGAGCAGCGGGAAGTGTTAAGTGTCACAACCGGAACGTTCCTTCGGGTTTCATCCGTTTTGTAG
- a CDS encoding amidase, which yields MNESVHSLTLSALFPLIKDKQISPAWLTEQTLRRIESLEPGLRAFIRVLPEEAMEQSRTLEAEAVQGYIRGPLHGIPVAVKDVLQTGGIPTTAGSKVLEHWIPDQDATAVARLKQAGAIVIGKANLHEFAMGATTENPHYGTTRNPWDRDKIAGGSSGGSAAALAAGMCFGALGTDTAGSIRLPSALCGTVGLKPTYGAVSRFGCVPFSWSLDHVGPMARTVEDTAILFESISGFDPKDAASSRRPLAPDPIGKREDLKGFRLGLCREYFFEGMHPEIAGIVDRAMERLQSLGAEIREISIPGLSEAQGAARIIAQSEGYSFHKPMLQHASGQYSEDVRFRLEFGRQVSADDYLQAQKFRRKFIASTAAAMATVDALISPMNHNPPFPIGSVSPEQAIHNMFRLAKAPLANFLGFPALSVPCGFVEDRLPVGLQLIGKPFDDRKLLLIGDVYERSESWSERLARHISELL from the coding sequence ATGAACGAGTCGGTTCACAGCCTTACGCTTTCTGCGCTGTTCCCGTTAATCAAGGACAAGCAGATTTCGCCCGCCTGGCTGACGGAGCAGACGCTCCGGCGCATCGAATCACTGGAGCCCGGGCTTCGCGCCTTTATCCGGGTACTGCCCGAGGAAGCGATGGAGCAGTCCAGGACGCTTGAGGCCGAGGCCGTGCAGGGATACATTCGCGGTCCCCTGCACGGCATTCCCGTCGCCGTCAAGGACGTGCTGCAGACTGGTGGAATCCCAACAACGGCCGGCTCCAAAGTACTGGAGCACTGGATCCCCGATCAGGACGCAACCGCCGTCGCCAGACTCAAGCAGGCTGGGGCGATTGTGATCGGGAAAGCGAATCTGCACGAATTCGCCATGGGAGCTACGACGGAGAACCCCCATTACGGCACGACCCGGAATCCCTGGGACCGGGACAAAATCGCTGGCGGCTCCAGCGGCGGCAGCGCAGCGGCTTTGGCTGCCGGCATGTGCTTTGGGGCGCTCGGCACCGATACGGCGGGCTCCATCCGGCTGCCCTCTGCCTTGTGCGGAACAGTCGGCCTGAAGCCGACTTACGGGGCGGTCAGCCGCTTCGGCTGCGTCCCCTTCAGTTGGTCGCTGGACCATGTCGGCCCGATGGCGCGCACCGTTGAAGATACCGCGATCCTGTTCGAATCCATAAGCGGATTCGACCCGAAGGATGCCGCCTCGTCCCGGCGGCCGCTTGCGCCAGACCCAATCGGGAAGCGGGAAGATTTAAAGGGTTTTAGGCTTGGACTCTGCAGGGAGTATTTCTTTGAAGGCATGCATCCGGAGATCGCCGGGATCGTGGACCGGGCAATGGAACGCTTACAGAGCCTCGGGGCGGAGATACGGGAAATCAGCATCCCCGGTCTAAGCGAGGCTCAGGGGGCGGCGAGAATTATCGCCCAGTCGGAGGGCTATTCCTTTCATAAACCGATGCTTCAGCATGCGTCCGGGCAATACAGCGAAGATGTGCGCTTCCGGCTCGAGTTCGGGCGGCAGGTGTCCGCGGACGATTATTTGCAGGCGCAAAAATTCCGCCGGAAATTTATCGCGTCAACGGCTGCGGCCATGGCAACCGTTGACGCGCTGATCTCTCCGATGAATCACAATCCGCCGTTTCCTATTGGCTCGGTCTCTCCGGAGCAGGCCATCCACAACATGTTTCGCCTGGCCAAAGCGCCGCTGGCGAATTTTCTCGGCTTTCCGGCGCTATCCGTTCCCTGCGGTTTCGTGGAAGACCGGCTGCCGGTAGGGCTGCAGCTCATTGGGAAGCCGTTCGACGACCGCAAGCTCCTGCTTATCGGAGACGTGTACGAACGTTCTGAATCGTGGTCGGAGCGGCTCGCCCGGCATATTTCCGAACTGCTGTAA